TTAACTTTACATAGTGCTTGTGGCTTATTTGAGGTTGTAAGGAACACATATCGCTTCTAGAAAGAAGTTACAGTTCCTTGTAACAATTGTAAGTAGTTAATCTTTCAGATTATtgaaatacaattatatatatttatgaatttaacttGTAGTGTCTGCATCAACCAAGGAGCTTTGAATGTGGATATTATGTCATGAGACACATGGAGAAAATCATATCCACAAATGTCATTGACTCATGGAATTTGGTAACGtgaacattttataactaataTCTTAAGccattattattataacttgACTCAAATTGTTCATTGTGTAGTATTAGGTAACACATCTCTAATGGAGTAAGAGGTCTTAAAGGATGTTTAGGAGCAATGAACTGCATTTCTTTTAGGTGTTTATAGAtgatgttaaataaatattagatatGTTCATTATACATTGAGGTTAGGGATTATTATTTATGTGTAAATAGTAGGaattatattgattattttgttccttgtatatatatataaactgtaTTCTGGGATTGAATTTTATGTAGGTTTGTATATGGATGATAACACATACAGATTTggtattgaaaagaaaatgtcaCTTTTTTATACCAGTTAATGTTAGAACTGATATAGAAAGTGACTTTTTATACCGGTTACAACACTAACTAGTATAAAAGTTTACGTTTTTTTATAGCAATTAAAGTCATAACCAGTATAAAATGtcacattttttatattggttagAGCCCCAACCTGTATAAAATGTTTGGATCATATAGAGATTTATCTCTCTCTTAGGAAACTTTCTATACTGATTtcataatcaatataaaaagtgaattttcttACTAGTTATAGAATTAGTATAAAAAGTTGAATACTTTCTATACTCTTTGTTTCTATATCAGTtcaaaaattagtataaaatgtctttttcaattgatataaattttttttctagtataATGTTAATCTTGAAATTAAAGTAGTATAtagtgaaaatattatttaatcaattattatatcatgatatattatatcaaaatattttataaatataacaaaatttaataaatacattagAAGAGTTAATTAGTAATTTGTTATGTATATTTAGGTCTATAATCCACTTTAatccttatatttttatttatttattaaatagaatCAATTTACTTCTTTATGTTATGTTGATCAAATTcctaaaagtttattttataaacaatttttggAATATTTCGTACAGAAGTTATTaaatagaataaagagaaaattgaaaaatggattagagatgaaataaaagaaaagttataggAAATATTTGAAGATTATCATGTGATCagaatgtatataattttttcaggattgataattttaaatttattaaaaacagaaataatatttaatgagaTGGTATGTAGAAAGGAGCGTATACGGTGATGTTAAGCATGGAAAAGAGGGTGTACGGgtttttgcttatgataaatCGTCAGAGAGAAGACGGTATTTATAATTGAAGAGTATGATAGAGAAGACCAAATTGGCAAAATCGAATCGTTGAAAGGACAAAGCAGAACTGACTACTCCGCACAAAACTTACCACCTTTCTCACTCCAATACATATGGACTAGATTCTCTCTTTTCCCGTAGTGAAACCAAATCCACAAGCTCCTTTTCATCACTCCTCTCATATTAGACCCACCCTCACACACCAAAACCGGATCAACTCCTCTCAtaaacacaacaatcaatcttttCTTCCCATGTGAATAAACAACGCACCACCAAGAACACACTTCCGCCATGAGCCAGTGCGTTCCCAGCTGGGACGTCGACGACAACCCACCACCCCCAAGACTCTCCCTTCGCTCCAACTCCAGTTCCACTGCCCCTGATGTCCCCATGTTagttctcttcttttctttatctctctCAAACAAACGCTTTCACTCAATCATCTATCATTCAAGACACTCTTCTTTTCCTTAATCTTCAACGGAACATTTTCCGATGAACCCAGAAAAGGATAACTTCTTTTAGGAGTAAGCCTTTTTTATAAGCACTCACAGAGGCGCCAAAGGAGTCAACATAACTGTGTCCAACATACTATACTCCTTATAgaaacatttattaattaaaataactaaatagaAGAGATTGGCTGTGAAAACCTTTTTTCTTTATGCTAGTTCGGAGGTGCTAATGATTGTTGTTTGCTTGATTTGATGAGTTCAGGTTAGACTACGAGGTTGCGGAGCTGACTTGGGAAAATGGGCAACTTTCTATGCATGGCTTAGGGCTACCGCGTGTGCCGGTGAAGCTTCCAACAATCGCCGCCAATAAGTACACATGGGAGAAGCCTCGTGCCGGTGGCACCTTGGAGTCCATAGTGAACCAAGCCACGAGCTTACCGCACCGTGGAAAGCCAACGCTGAACGGCGACGGCGGCGTGTACGGGAACTTCCTGGTGCCGTGGTTAGACCCTCACGCCGCGACGGCGAACACGGTGACGATGGACGCATTGGTGCCGTGCTCGAAGCGGGAGCAGAGCAAGCAGGGCATGGAGTCCGTCCCCAGCACGTGCATGGTGGGGTGCTCCACACGTGTGGGGTCGTGCTGCGGCAACCACGGTGCGAAGGGACAGGAGATGAGTGGGAGGGATCAGAGCGTGAGTGGCAGTGCCACGTTCGGGAGGGATAGCAAGCACGTGACCCTTGACACGTGCGACAGAGAACTTGGTGTGGCTTTCACTTCCACCTCTATCAACTCTCTCGATAACACCAGCTCCGCTAAGCACTGCACCAAGACCACCACCGTCGACGACCACGATTCTGTTTCCCACAGTAAACCAGTGGTAACCAACGACTCTCTCTCCCATTTCTTCatcttatttctattttattttcttatctgatatttctttattattattttctttcaacaatcCTATCAACCGAAAATAAAATCCACCTTAGTCAATTTCTAATGATTTTTCTAAGAATTTTACAAActctaatttctaatttttgtaaCTCATGCGCATTTATCTTTGtctatttatcttttatatctatatattgCGTATGCCacacttgtattttttttctctacacGTATGTATGGTATCTACTAACATACGTTTGTTCAtgcattactttttttttatctatttgtaTTTCATGACAATCGtatacctttattttattttaaaatttccttttctttaacaGTATTTTTCTTTCGTtcctaaaagaaatataaaacataatttttctttgaatttatttttaccGGAAAAATTCTCtctgataatattttaaattttagtccCTTTTGTAGAAATACTACGCTCGAAATTTCGATAATTTCAGACTTATTGTAAAACTATagtattttattcatttatttttaccAAGTTATGTATTACTAACCTCTCTTAAGTATAAGAAAAAGTGCGTAAAAGaatgattataattttaagcactaaaaaaataaaaaattattagttcCTTGTGGAAATAAATacgataaaatttaaatttttgaagagactaatttaatgaattttttagaaaataaaaatagtgatATTTTAGGTTTgggaatatttatttaatgattaaaattttaaaagagcAATATGGTagacatataattaattttaagcgTTATACATGAGGatttaattctattttacaTTAGTTTTATGGTGAATTTGTAAAGGGTGAAAACGGGGAGGacgagaagaaaaagagaggaaatgGAAAATCGTCGGTGTCTACTAAAAGGAGCAGAGCAGCGGCTATACACAACCAATCTGAAAGGGTAAACGTTGAATAACGTTTGCAAGTTGCTATAATGATATTATGAGAACAAAATCAAGAATTTGTTGTTCATTGGTTGATTTTTGCATTGGCTTTTCAGAAAAGGAGGGATAAGATTAACCAAAGAATGAAGACATTGCAAAAGTTGGTCCCAAATTCCAGCAAGGTATATAGCATAGTTGCAACTAGTGGGGTGGGGTTTTGCTGAGCTAATCAtgatattgtttgttttaactttttttcttttaagtataTTGTCATCGAAATCGTGATATTGCGTATGTGGTATCTGAGCCAATTATTTAGTATCTACTGGTCCCAAATCTGTGAGAGAAACAGATGCTATATACTGACATAACATATTTCTTTGCCATTTTCACTTTCGTAGGGTTCAAGTAGCGGTCCCGTGAGGATTCGATAGCCACTATAAATACCATTTCACACTGGATCTCTCGTGTTTTTGCTTTCCATGATTCTTCCcagttacaaaataaattaattttatcaatttcacGTAAactatacattttaattttaattttaactactTTTTATTTCTATCCAAACCTAAATGATAGGCAGTCCTGGACACAGAGGGAGTTTACATTGCCCTACCTCTCaagatttttttctcttttctaaaaGTCAGTACCTATATACATAATACAATTAATTACTGTTgctatattaatattaatatttattattttaacctGATTTTCAGCTCATAGATCTATTTTTTTTGACCTCGATGCACG
This sequence is a window from Vigna angularis cultivar LongXiaoDou No.4 chromosome 2, ASM1680809v1, whole genome shotgun sequence. Protein-coding genes within it:
- the LOC108327040 gene encoding transcription factor UNE10; this translates as MSQCVPSWDVDDNPPPPRLSLRSNSSSTAPDVPMLDYEVAELTWENGQLSMHGLGLPRVPVKLPTIAANKYTWEKPRAGGTLESIVNQATSLPHRGKPTLNGDGGVYGNFLVPWLDPHAATANTVTMDALVPCSKREQSKQGMESVPSTCMVGCSTRVGSCCGNHGAKGQEMSGRDQSVSGSATFGRDSKHVTLDTCDRELGVAFTSTSINSLDNTSSAKHCTKTTTVDDHDSVSHSKPVGENGEDEKKKRGNGKSSVSTKRSRAAAIHNQSERKRRDKINQRMKTLQKLVPNSSKTDKASMLDEVIEYLKQLQAQVQMMNRINMSSMMLPLTMQQQLQMSMMSPMGMGLGMGMGMGMGMGMEMNSMNRANIPAIPPVLHPSAFMPMAASWDAAVAGGGDRFQGNPATVMPDPLSTLFGCQSQPMNMDAYSRLAAMYQQLHQPPVSGSKN